One Cystobacter ferrugineus genomic window, AAGGTGCCGCGCAGCCGGCTGGCCTTCTTGATGGCCTGCACGCCGGAGCCGTAGCGCAGGGCGATGCCGCCGAGCGTGTCTCCCGAGCGCACCCGGTGCATCACCATGTTCTGATCCGGCTGGAGCGCGAGCAGCGGGGCGATGCGCCAGCCCAGCTCCTGGGCGCGCGGGTTGTAGAAGCGCACGTGGAAGTGATCGCGGTGGCCGCGCGCGTGCTTGATGAGGGCCGAGTCCCCGAAGAGCGAGGCGACCCACTTCGGATCCTCGCCCTTGCTCAGGGCGTACTCGCGCAGGACCTTCTGCACGCGCTTGTCCACGAGGATCATCTGCACGTCGGTGTGCTGGATGAGCGACTTGATGAGCGCCCAGTTGAGCTCGAGATCGATGTACTTCTCGCGCTCGCGCGCCCGGATGGGATCCACCGTGGGGTAGTAGAAGCCGAGGTCCACGTCCCGGCCGGACTGGTGGCTCTTGTGCGGGCGCAGATAGCCGCCGTCGCGGGAGCTGATCTGATTGACCCGGAGGGCGGGGGCCTTGGGGTAGGCGGCCCGGACCTCGCGGATGGCCCGGATGGTGTAGTCGATCGTCTCCTGGGTGGCCCACGCCAGCTCGGGCGACACGACGATCCACGCATCCCCTTGCGGGAACTGGACCGAGTTCACCATCCGGCCGCTGTGCACGAAGCCCACCGAGATGGAGCCGAGCGCCTTGGGCTCCTTCTTCCACATCTCCGTGAGCGCCTCATCGGAGTACTCGGCCGTGTAGGAGGGCCCCGAGGGCACCGAGGTGTCCGTGCTCGTCTCCGTCTCCTCCTCGCCCTCCGCGCCTTCGGAGGCATCCGCCGACTCCTCGTCGTCCTCTTCCTCCGTCTCGGCGCTCGGGGTGGCCGGGGAGGGCGCCGCGGCGAGGGTCTCCGCCGGGGTGTTCGTCACCGGGAGCGGCTCGGGCGAGGGGGGCACCGCGGGAGCCGTGGCCTCGGCTGGCGGCGAGCCTTCCGAGGAGGCGATCGTCACCGGAGCGGCGGGAACGGTGGGCGCGACGTGCGCAGTGCAACCAGCGCACAGAAACAGGACTATCCAGGATGGAGAACGCACTGAGTCACAGCATCGCCTGAAATTCCTGGTCCACCAAACAAAGGATCCAACCTGGCGGTACAGCAGGCGAGCAGGCGGGAAGGACCCGAGGGGTAGGAAGGCCGAGGGCCGGGCGTTCCGGACGGGTTGACGCTCGGTGGGAAGCAGGGGGAGAAGCGTGCGTCTTCCTCACCCTCGCTTCGGGACGGACATGACCGCTCTCCGCCTTTCCTCGCGCCTGGTGGGCCTCTGGTGGCTCTCCGCGACAGCCCTGTACGCCGTGCCCACCCGGGCCGCGCCCGTGCCCCTCTCCAACGCCGGCTTCGAGACGCGTCTGGCCACCGGGCGGCCCTCGGGGTGGAGCGTGAGTGGGCCGGGCCGGGTGGCGTCCAGCGCGGACGTGCGGTCCGAGGGCACGGCGGGGCTCGTCATCGCGCACCCCGAGGCGGGCGCCGAGACCACCGTCGAGTCCGAGCCGGTGAAGCTCCAGGTGGGCCACCTCTACCGCCTCAGCGCGTGGGTGCGCACCCGGGGCGTGCGGGCGGACGCCCAGGCGCGCTACCCCACGGCGCTCGGGGCGTGCGTGTCCATGCGGAGCTTCCCCTTCACCAACTGCTCGCCCTCGCTGGGGGCGGAGCAGGAGGGCCGCGTCTCGGTGCTCTTCTTCGCGCCCCAGGCCACGGACAGGGTCCGGCTGCACCTGGGCCGCAACGGCGCGGCCACGGGCTCGGCGTGGTTCGATGACGTGCGCCTGGAGGAGGTGGACGACATCAGTGCGTACATCCCCCTGGAGTCCGTGCGGTGGGCGGGCAAGGGCTTCCGCTACGACGACGGCGGGTGGAAGTACGTCCACATCGAGGGCGAGCCGTACGAGCGGGGCCTGCAATACGGCGAGCTCGTGGCGGAGGATCTCGTGCGCTACATGGAGAAGCTGGGCACGCGCAAGAACGCCCAGGACGTGGCCAACGGGTGGGACCAGGTGCGGTTGCTCACCGACTCGCTCTTCCTGCGC contains:
- a CDS encoding penicillin-insensitive murein endopeptidase; translation: MTIASSEGSPPAEATAPAVPPSPEPLPVTNTPAETLAAAPSPATPSAETEEEDDEESADASEGAEGEEETETSTDTSVPSGPSYTAEYSDEALTEMWKKEPKALGSISVGFVHSGRMVNSVQFPQGDAWIVVSPELAWATQETIDYTIRAIREVRAAYPKAPALRVNQISSRDGGYLRPHKSHQSGRDVDLGFYYPTVDPIRAREREKYIDLELNWALIKSLIQHTDVQMILVDKRVQKVLREYALSKGEDPKWVASLFGDSALIKHARGHRDHFHVRFYNPRAQELGWRIAPLLALQPDQNMVMHRVRSGDTLGGIALRYGSGVQAIKKASRLRGTFLRIGQVLAVPLRGPCTRCPVPPPVIVPPRKLPPELAPAAPAVASTPPPAPAPVETAVAPVEPAPSASPTETAAAPVEPTPAATEPTPAPAESTASSKPAVLSAQEPPAPAPALQPVETTEPAPEQMPAHAASPVEKSERGTLTAGSAAGTVQ